From Zavarzinella sp., one genomic window encodes:
- a CDS encoding B12-binding domain-containing protein, giving the protein MHWRTTIAENRYLSTAQVATALGVGITTVKRWVDEGVLPAHKTAGGHRKLLYQDVLRLIRSRNLPHNDLSVFPEVTEQKQVSVQELIDQISVAVFAGQQEQIAECLHRALESGLSFSQVADEIISPTMEKVGTGWEKGKISVMQEHRATQAVTASLFQLEKKLERPLSSSIPTACGGAPETDPTALPSLMAKLLLLDEGWNAVNLGPHTPVEAYFSAMNELKPKLIWIAANHISDHNKLVDDTNEICSEAASRGISVIYGGRAFGNKDIQGRIRFGTYGAGMSELSLHAKRIFKRTKRSSMGSEMTESPFESEADS; this is encoded by the coding sequence ATACACTGGAGAACGACAATCGCTGAAAATCGCTATCTCAGTACTGCTCAAGTAGCAACTGCCCTCGGCGTGGGGATCACCACGGTCAAACGCTGGGTGGATGAGGGCGTATTACCAGCTCACAAAACTGCAGGCGGTCATCGTAAGTTATTGTATCAGGATGTGTTACGACTGATCCGCTCTCGAAATCTGCCCCACAATGATTTGTCGGTCTTTCCTGAAGTAACCGAACAGAAACAGGTATCTGTACAGGAACTGATCGATCAGATCAGTGTGGCTGTATTTGCTGGCCAACAGGAACAAATTGCGGAATGTCTCCACCGTGCATTGGAATCTGGTCTTTCATTTTCCCAGGTGGCGGACGAAATCATCAGCCCCACCATGGAAAAAGTGGGTACTGGTTGGGAGAAAGGCAAAATATCGGTCATGCAGGAACATCGTGCCACACAGGCAGTGACAGCCAGTTTATTTCAATTAGAGAAAAAATTAGAACGCCCATTATCCAGTTCGATTCCCACCGCCTGTGGTGGGGCACCGGAAACCGATCCCACCGCTTTGCCAAGTTTGATGGCCAAGTTGTTGCTGTTGGATGAGGGCTGGAATGCGGTGAATCTTGGCCCACACACTCCTGTTGAGGCCTACTTTAGTGCGATGAATGAATTGAAGCCCAAACTGATCTGGATTGCTGCTAACCACATTTCCGACCACAATAAATTGGTTGATGACACCAATGAAATTTGTTCAGAAGCTGCATCTCGTGGTATTTCTGTGATCTATGGTGGCAGAGCTTTTGGCAATAAGGATATCCAGGGCCGTATCCGTTTTGGTACCTATGGGGCTGGAATGTCCGAGCTTTCTCTGCATGCAAAACGAATTTTCAAACGCACCAAAAGAAGTTCAATGGGCAGCGAAATGACAGAAAGCCCGTTTGAATCTGAAGCAGACAGCTAG
- a CDS encoding family 16 glycoside hydrolase, with amino-acid sequence MKLHLSLLILFSFILPVFGQKDMGVLPIDDRGAPLNLDFETGNLKDWTIEGTAFLKQPIQGDTVKKRRPDMASGHQGKYWIGGYEIAQDMPKGTLRSIAFKVTHPWATFLVGGGPHVNTCVEIIDAESSKLIFRASGTESENLERVLVDLTKHQNKKIYIQVVDKHSGHWGHVNFDDFRFHQTKPIVPIRKGALKPDEYAHAGLAPKDAPGVMTVPEGFRVQLFAGEPDVHQPIACCFDAKGRLWVVECYLYPKRHPHQGVVLPPEERKKGDRILIFEDTNQDGVHDKRTVFMEGLNFVTGIETGFGGVYIGAAPYFCFIPDKNQDDVPDAEPQILLDGWGLQDTHETLNSFLWGPDGWLYGCHGVFTHSNVGKPGAPDSERKRINAGIWRYHPTRHEFEVFCHGTSNPWGLDFNENGQFFIEACVIPHMWHMIQGARYHRQGGQHFNPYTFDDIKTIAKHRHYLGATPHSGNNKSDSVGGGHAHCGLMLYQGGSWPKKYHDQAFMGNIHGHRINVDALTATGSGYSADRSPDFLLTNDAYSRLIDMIYGPDGNMYWIDWYDKQACHHNNPAIWDRTNGRIFKVSYGTKNPYKEPADITKYDDLQLVQLLTHPNEWYVRMASRLLQERTSLEQKKFSPVVINELNKLLNKTNSTRTKLRALWALHRTGLLTQSDLQQIIKSPEAIVRAWVIQLSTELPTTLPEETVQIFTKLAKEDPSPVVRLYLTSALQRLSDKQIIPILQELVLHLEDKTDHNLPLLLWYALEPLTNQHLSSALQIASQSVHPQHLAFVVRKVASSGKPDEIDTILKIAQQFDSPIVHQSIVDALNTALVGNRNLKAPPAWKGFFAKLSTSEQANVRTGTIALAAKFGDQESMLQLRKILSDKKLGKEIRMTALQALRQAKDEPSVPVLQELLAEPAIRLEVIQALGSFAHVETPEKLLSVWPQLNLDEKRIALNVLSSRLTYAKELVAAVDAKMIPATELNAEIIQTLRQYNDNSIVQKLNQFWGTIQTTPEQIAKEIAHWKTELTKNPAGDLENGRSLFHKTCQQCHTLYGLGGKIGPDITGSNRSNLDYLLENIFSPSAVIQKEYIPTNFELLDGRNISGFIREETPKAYRVQTATELLVIAKEDVLSQKPSKVSMMPADQMKTFQPDEIRDLVAYLRHNQQVPMLLNEVNAKEFFNGNNLQGWQQSGTRWSVENQELVGRSPGLKKNEFFVSDFIATDFHLEMEVKLAPDAGNSGVQFRSNLIPGGDVKGYQADIGKGWWGKLYEEHGRALLWDKDHSSLVKVNDWNRYEIIADGNKIITKINGKVCVDLEDPAGSKRGIFALQLHSGGAFEIRFRNIQLKPLRVPVPPKPNAGN; translated from the coding sequence ATGAAGCTACACCTCTCTCTTCTCATTCTTTTTTCATTTATTCTGCCCGTGTTTGGGCAAAAAGACATGGGTGTTCTACCCATCGATGACCGTGGGGCACCTCTGAATCTGGATTTTGAAACTGGTAACCTTAAAGATTGGACTATCGAAGGAACTGCTTTCCTGAAACAGCCCATTCAGGGTGATACCGTGAAAAAACGTCGTCCTGATATGGCCAGCGGACATCAGGGCAAATATTGGATCGGCGGGTATGAAATTGCCCAGGATATGCCGAAGGGAACTTTACGCAGTATTGCGTTCAAAGTGACCCACCCTTGGGCAACTTTTCTGGTTGGTGGTGGGCCGCATGTCAACACATGTGTAGAAATTATCGATGCCGAATCCTCCAAACTGATTTTTCGAGCCTCCGGCACCGAATCTGAGAATCTGGAACGCGTTCTTGTTGACTTAACTAAACATCAGAACAAAAAAATCTATATCCAGGTGGTAGACAAACATTCCGGACACTGGGGACATGTGAATTTCGATGATTTCCGCTTCCACCAGACGAAACCAATCGTGCCAATTCGCAAAGGTGCATTAAAGCCTGATGAATACGCCCACGCGGGTCTTGCCCCCAAAGATGCCCCAGGTGTGATGACGGTTCCAGAGGGTTTTCGGGTTCAGTTGTTTGCGGGTGAGCCGGATGTTCACCAACCAATTGCGTGCTGTTTCGATGCCAAAGGCCGGTTGTGGGTGGTGGAGTGTTACCTGTATCCTAAACGCCACCCACATCAAGGTGTGGTGCTGCCACCGGAAGAACGAAAAAAAGGTGACAGAATTCTCATTTTTGAAGATACCAACCAGGATGGTGTCCATGATAAACGCACTGTCTTCATGGAAGGGCTGAATTTTGTTACTGGGATCGAAACTGGCTTTGGCGGCGTTTACATTGGTGCCGCACCCTACTTCTGCTTTATTCCAGACAAAAATCAAGATGATGTGCCAGATGCAGAACCGCAAATTCTACTCGATGGCTGGGGCCTGCAGGACACCCACGAAACCCTGAACAGCTTTTTGTGGGGTCCAGATGGCTGGTTGTATGGCTGCCATGGCGTATTCACCCACAGCAATGTCGGCAAACCCGGTGCACCAGACAGCGAGCGGAAACGGATCAATGCAGGGATTTGGCGTTACCACCCTACCAGGCATGAATTTGAGGTATTTTGCCACGGCACCAGTAATCCCTGGGGGCTGGATTTTAATGAGAATGGACAGTTTTTCATCGAAGCGTGTGTCATTCCCCACATGTGGCACATGATTCAGGGTGCTCGCTACCACCGTCAAGGTGGGCAGCACTTCAATCCTTACACCTTCGACGATATTAAAACCATTGCCAAGCATCGCCACTATCTGGGTGCCACACCACACTCTGGAAACAACAAATCAGATTCTGTTGGTGGCGGGCATGCCCACTGTGGCTTAATGCTCTATCAAGGGGGTAGTTGGCCGAAAAAATACCACGATCAGGCCTTTATGGGGAACATTCACGGCCATCGTATTAATGTGGATGCGCTTACCGCCACTGGTTCGGGTTACAGTGCCGATCGATCTCCGGATTTCCTGCTGACAAATGACGCCTATAGCCGGCTGATTGACATGATTTATGGGCCAGATGGCAACATGTACTGGATCGACTGGTACGACAAACAAGCCTGTCACCACAACAATCCAGCAATCTGGGACCGCACCAATGGGCGAATTTTCAAGGTATCTTATGGCACCAAGAACCCTTACAAGGAGCCAGCAGATATTACAAAGTATGACGACTTGCAATTGGTTCAATTGTTGACCCATCCCAATGAATGGTATGTGCGAATGGCAAGCCGTTTACTGCAGGAACGCACCTCACTGGAACAGAAAAAATTTTCACCTGTTGTAATTAATGAATTGAATAAACTGTTGAACAAAACCAATAGCACCCGCACCAAACTGCGGGCATTGTGGGCGTTACACCGCACAGGATTGTTGACCCAGAGTGATTTGCAGCAAATTATCAAATCACCAGAGGCAATCGTCCGTGCATGGGTGATTCAGTTGTCAACAGAATTACCAACAACACTACCTGAAGAAACCGTTCAGATTTTCACAAAATTAGCAAAAGAAGACCCCTCTCCCGTTGTCCGATTGTACTTAACTTCTGCTCTGCAAAGACTTTCCGACAAACAAATAATTCCCATTCTTCAGGAATTAGTGCTCCATCTAGAAGACAAGACAGACCACAACCTGCCATTGTTGTTGTGGTACGCACTGGAGCCATTGACAAACCAACACCTCAGCTCGGCACTCCAGATTGCAAGCCAATCAGTTCACCCACAGCACCTAGCATTTGTGGTCCGCAAGGTAGCCAGCAGTGGGAAACCTGATGAAATCGACACGATTCTTAAAATTGCCCAACAATTTGATTCGCCAATAGTTCATCAATCAATTGTTGATGCATTAAATACTGCTCTGGTGGGCAATCGCAATTTGAAAGCCCCACCTGCATGGAAAGGTTTCTTTGCCAAACTTTCCACTAGCGAACAAGCTAATGTGCGTACGGGCACCATCGCCCTGGCTGCCAAATTCGGCGATCAGGAATCGATGTTGCAACTCCGTAAGATTCTGTCAGATAAGAAGTTAGGAAAAGAGATCCGAATGACTGCGTTGCAGGCACTTCGACAGGCCAAAGACGAGCCCTCAGTGCCAGTTCTGCAGGAATTGCTTGCAGAACCTGCAATCCGGCTTGAGGTGATTCAGGCGTTGGGCAGTTTTGCCCATGTGGAGACACCGGAAAAACTCCTCTCCGTCTGGCCACAACTCAATCTCGATGAAAAGCGGATTGCTTTGAATGTACTATCCAGCCGATTAACCTACGCCAAAGAACTGGTGGCTGCAGTTGATGCAAAAATGATTCCCGCAACTGAATTAAATGCAGAAATAATTCAAACACTCAGACAATACAATGACAATTCAATTGTTCAGAAGTTAAACCAGTTCTGGGGCACCATCCAAACAACACCAGAACAGATTGCCAAAGAAATTGCTCACTGGAAGACAGAATTGACCAAAAACCCTGCGGGGGATCTGGAAAATGGTCGCAGTCTGTTCCACAAAACCTGCCAGCAGTGCCACACCCTTTACGGCCTGGGTGGGAAAATTGGGCCCGATATTACCGGCAGCAACCGCAGCAATCTGGATTACCTGCTGGAAAATATCTTTTCACCCAGTGCGGTTATTCAGAAAGAATATATCCCCACGAATTTTGAATTGCTCGATGGTCGAAATATCAGTGGCTTTATTCGGGAAGAAACACCCAAAGCTTATCGAGTACAGACCGCCACCGAATTACTGGTAATTGCCAAAGAAGATGTTCTTAGCCAGAAACCCAGCAAGGTTTCGATGATGCCCGCAGATCAGATGAAAACCTTCCAGCCAGATGAAATTCGCGACCTGGTGGCATATTTACGCCACAATCAGCAGGTCCCGATGCTTCTGAATGAAGTGAATGCCAAAGAGTTCTTCAACGGGAACAATTTGCAGGGATGGCAGCAATCAGGCACCCGCTGGAGCGTAGAAAATCAGGAATTGGTGGGCCGATCGCCAGGTCTGAAGAAAAATGAATTTTTCGTGAGTGACTTTATCGCCACCGATTTTCATCTGGAAATGGAAGTCAAACTGGCACCCGATGCCGGAAACAGCGGGGTACAATTCCGCAGCAACCTCATTCCAGGTGGGGATGTCAAAGGCTATCAGGCAGATATTGGCAAAGGATGGTGGGGAAAACTGTACGAAGAACATGGCCGCGCTCTGCTTTGGGATAAAGATCATTCCAGCCTTGTGAAGGTGAATGATTGGAATCGCTATGAAATTATTGCCGATGGCAACAAGATTATCACCAAAATCAATGGCAAAGTATGTGTCGACCTGGAAGATCCAGCAGGGTCCAAACGTGGGATTTTTGCTTTGCAACTGCACTCGGGTGGTGCCTTTGAAATCCGTTTCCGGAATATCCAACTCAAACCGCTTCGTGTTCCTGTCCCACCCAAACCAAACGCTGGCAATTAA
- a CDS encoding inositol-3-phosphate synthase has protein sequence MKNNRRVGIWLIGAWGSVATTTAVGLAAMRQEQQSRVGLVTENGWFEKLNLDQPEAFVVGGHDIHQGCFVSTAQKLHQQAGMFSGNLLTENSEILAKWTENVCPGTVLNADAKIESLSEVQSTIQCATPAEAIEKIRADITAFRTTHQLDQVVVVNTASTEPPFPTHDHLKSLSQLRARLSEKSKEVLPTSSIYAFAAIEAGCPYVNFTPSLGSSCPAIEELAREKGIPLSGQDGKTGETLLKTVLAPMFAARNLKVLSWAGFNILGGGDGFVLNDPANKATKITSKDQVLSDILGYRPQSLVGIEYVESLSDWKTAWDHIHFEGFLGTRMMMQFTWQGCDSILAAPLVIDLARLALHAQRRQEVGPLTYLASFFKSPIGTKKQNFFEQLNELWQYSQTQPANS, from the coding sequence ATGAAAAATAATCGTAGAGTTGGTATCTGGCTGATCGGCGCCTGGGGTAGCGTGGCCACCACCACAGCTGTGGGGCTGGCTGCCATGCGTCAGGAACAGCAATCACGGGTGGGTCTGGTAACGGAGAATGGCTGGTTTGAAAAGTTAAATCTGGATCAACCAGAAGCTTTTGTCGTGGGAGGCCACGACATCCACCAGGGTTGCTTTGTTTCGACTGCCCAGAAATTACATCAGCAAGCGGGGATGTTTTCTGGCAATTTGCTTACGGAAAACAGCGAAATACTTGCCAAATGGACAGAAAATGTATGCCCAGGAACGGTGCTGAACGCTGATGCCAAGATTGAATCGCTGTCTGAAGTACAATCGACAATACAATGTGCCACACCTGCGGAAGCAATCGAAAAGATTCGGGCAGATATCACCGCTTTTCGCACGACCCACCAATTAGATCAGGTGGTGGTGGTCAATACAGCTTCAACGGAGCCCCCCTTCCCTACGCACGATCATTTGAAATCGCTTTCGCAACTGCGAGCCAGACTGTCCGAAAAGTCGAAAGAAGTCTTACCTACGAGCAGTATTTATGCCTTTGCAGCGATCGAAGCAGGCTGTCCGTATGTCAATTTTACTCCATCGTTGGGCAGTTCTTGCCCAGCCATTGAAGAACTGGCGCGTGAAAAAGGAATCCCACTGTCAGGTCAGGACGGAAAAACTGGCGAAACCTTACTGAAAACCGTACTGGCACCGATGTTCGCTGCACGAAACCTGAAAGTGCTCAGTTGGGCGGGCTTCAACATTCTGGGTGGTGGGGATGGCTTTGTGCTGAACGACCCCGCCAACAAGGCCACCAAAATTACATCCAAAGACCAGGTACTGTCCGATATTCTGGGCTACCGACCACAATCGCTGGTGGGCATCGAATATGTGGAATCGTTGTCCGATTGGAAAACCGCATGGGATCACATCCACTTCGAAGGCTTTCTGGGCACTCGGATGATGATGCAGTTCACATGGCAAGGGTGTGACTCGATTCTGGCCGCCCCCTTGGTGATCGATCTGGCTAGGCTGGCACTGCACGCCCAACGGCGGCAGGAAGTGGGACCACTTACCTACCTTGCCTCATTCTTTAAAAGCCCGATCGGCACCAAAAAACAGAACTTTTTTGAACAACTGAACGAATTATGGCAATATTCACAGACTCAGCCAGCGAACTCGTAA
- a CDS encoding sugar phosphate isomerase/epimerase family protein encodes MVSITFPDKQMKLAFSTNAYLRYSFSDAVTRLANIGYAAVEIMADVPHAWPAYMLPEQLDALKQALASNILEISNINAFMMHAISDPRQLYWFPSWLEPDPNYRSVRVNHTKRALTMARALGAKCITTEPGGPVAPGESWQEKLADFVETLKPVVEHAENEQVMLLVEPEPGLLIETTPQAEELMSHFNSPYFGLNFDIGHQYCVGEDPADSLKKLAKHVHHIHLEDIAETRVHHHLVPGTGAIDFASVLQAVKDIAYSGWVTIELYPYTDDPDAAARTALQHISKIAASIY; translated from the coding sequence ATGGTTTCAATTACCTTTCCGGATAAACAGATGAAACTGGCCTTCAGCACCAATGCTTACTTGCGCTATTCGTTTAGCGATGCGGTCACTCGATTAGCCAATATCGGCTATGCTGCAGTGGAAATCATGGCCGATGTGCCCCACGCCTGGCCAGCATACATGTTACCCGAGCAGTTGGACGCTCTGAAACAGGCATTAGCGAGTAACATATTAGAAATTTCTAATATTAATGCCTTTATGATGCACGCTATCTCCGATCCCAGGCAACTTTACTGGTTTCCATCATGGCTCGAGCCAGACCCTAACTACAGGAGTGTGCGGGTCAATCATACCAAGCGTGCCTTAACCATGGCCCGTGCGTTAGGAGCAAAATGTATTACAACTGAACCTGGTGGACCGGTAGCACCAGGGGAAAGCTGGCAGGAAAAACTTGCTGACTTTGTGGAAACACTCAAACCAGTTGTAGAACATGCAGAAAATGAACAGGTAATGCTGCTGGTGGAGCCCGAACCTGGCTTATTGATTGAAACCACGCCGCAAGCAGAAGAATTAATGAGTCATTTCAATTCGCCTTACTTCGGTCTGAACTTTGATATCGGCCATCAGTACTGCGTCGGGGAAGATCCAGCAGATTCGCTGAAGAAACTTGCAAAGCATGTGCACCACATCCATCTGGAAGATATCGCAGAAACGCGGGTGCATCACCACCTGGTACCTGGAACAGGTGCCATTGATTTCGCAAGCGTGCTGCAAGCTGTGAAGGATATTGCATACAGTGGTTGGGTAACGATTGAGCTTTATCCCTACACCGACGATCCCGACGCTGCCGCACGAACAGCATTGCAGCACATCAGCAAAATAGCCGCAAGTATTTACTGA
- a CDS encoding alpha/beta hydrolase, translating into MFSAISTLVLLLAQAPVKEIPLWDGEPPASVGGIEKNRATVAVYQPEPSKATGAAVVVCPGGGYGGLAIGHEGFEIAKFLNDRGIVAVLLRYRTASQRPTPLKMAPLLDAQRAIRWTRANATQYGIKADKIGIWGFSAGGHLASTASTHFDEGNKEAKDPVDQVSCRPDFSILSYPVITMNKEVTHGGSKRNLLGESPTEEEVAYFSNELHVTAKTPPTFLFHTHEDKVVLPENAILYYLALKKAGVPAEIHLYEKGPHGVGLSQNPKGSPAAQYSKSWPGMLENWLKLRQLIP; encoded by the coding sequence ATGTTTTCTGCCATTTCGACTCTTGTGCTACTGCTGGCACAGGCACCTGTGAAAGAAATCCCGCTTTGGGATGGGGAGCCACCTGCATCTGTTGGTGGAATTGAAAAAAATCGTGCAACCGTTGCGGTGTATCAGCCGGAACCCAGCAAAGCCACTGGTGCTGCGGTTGTTGTTTGTCCAGGTGGTGGCTATGGTGGGCTGGCAATTGGTCACGAAGGGTTTGAAATTGCCAAATTTCTAAACGACCGTGGCATTGTTGCCGTTCTGTTGCGATATCGCACGGCAAGCCAACGTCCTACGCCATTGAAGATGGCCCCACTGTTGGATGCTCAACGTGCGATCCGCTGGACCAGAGCAAATGCAACTCAGTACGGAATCAAGGCCGACAAAATTGGCATCTGGGGCTTCTCTGCAGGGGGACACCTCGCAAGTACCGCATCGACCCACTTCGATGAAGGGAACAAAGAGGCAAAGGATCCCGTCGATCAGGTGAGTTGCCGCCCAGATTTTTCAATTCTGAGTTATCCCGTCATCACGATGAACAAAGAAGTGACCCACGGTGGAAGCAAAAGAAATCTTTTAGGAGAATCTCCCACGGAAGAAGAAGTGGCCTATTTTTCAAATGAATTGCACGTCACTGCAAAAACACCACCCACATTTTTGTTTCATACCCACGAAGACAAAGTTGTGCTGCCGGAAAATGCCATTCTGTATTACCTGGCGTTGAAAAAAGCGGGCGTTCCAGCAGAGATTCATCTGTACGAAAAAGGACCACACGGTGTGGGACTCAGTCAGAACCCCAAAGGCAGCCCCGCAGCACAATATTCGAAAAGCTGGCCTGGGATGCTTGAAAACTGGCTGAAACTAAGGCAATTGATTCCGTAA
- a CDS encoding DUF3817 domain-containing protein yields MRFFSTVRWIGFIEGVSFLLLLIFAMPLKYLFQIPIWVTIIGSAHGALWVGYLIILAWASFRFRWPLSVLIWGTIASILPLGPFMFDRYYLAAKNLQQNLPRKDNEPKLSK; encoded by the coding sequence GTGCGTTTTTTCTCAACAGTTCGCTGGATTGGCTTCATTGAAGGAGTTTCCTTTCTCCTGCTTCTCATTTTTGCCATGCCACTGAAGTATCTTTTTCAGATCCCAATCTGGGTTACCATTATTGGTTCCGCCCACGGTGCCCTCTGGGTGGGGTACTTAATTATCCTGGCCTGGGCAAGTTTTCGGTTTCGCTGGCCACTTTCCGTGCTCATCTGGGGCACCATTGCGTCCATATTGCCTTTAGGCCCGTTTATGTTTGATCGCTACTACCTTGCTGCCAAAAACCTGCAGCAAAATTTACCAAGAAAGGATAACGAACCTAAACTCTCCAAGTGA
- a CDS encoding FHA domain-containing protein produces the protein MEHSPKNSFLHAIDQYITASMGQATVLGLNVHKEHSASDTHLGATEYPFKMIAHNRKFRLRIGKNLIGRSKDNNIVINDHAVSRHHCVVVVHSNLRCELVDMASSNGTLLNGERVRKPTTIQPGDDICIGNERLLFSKNE, from the coding sequence ATGGAACATTCGCCAAAAAATTCGTTTCTGCATGCGATTGATCAGTACATCACTGCATCGATGGGCCAGGCCACTGTGCTTGGGTTGAATGTTCATAAGGAACACTCTGCAAGCGATACGCACCTGGGAGCAACCGAATATCCGTTCAAAATGATCGCCCACAATCGGAAATTTCGGCTAAGAATCGGAAAAAATTTGATCGGCAGGTCAAAAGATAACAACATAGTTATAAACGATCACGCCGTTTCCCGGCACCATTGTGTGGTGGTGGTGCACAGTAACCTGCGGTGCGAACTGGTGGATATGGCATCCAGCAATGGCACGCTACTCAATGGTGAACGAGTTCGCAAGCCCACTACGATCCAGCCTGGGGATGATATTTGCATTGGAAATGAACGATTGCTCTTCAGTAAAAATGAATAG
- a CDS encoding amidohydrolase, with the protein MVDAQTKWILPGFIDAHAHPQPIYPEFSRWYVIDAGPDNCATLEDLIAAIKRKAKLVPRGQWILGRGYQETKLGRHPTKMDLDLGTTDHPVLITHSSGHLAVCNSAALKSAGISAKSRDPSGGAFDRDKNGEPTGLLKESAVGLVRRANPAGDKPPEDEVIAAYRTCFKQFLAKGITSVHVAGISPDSVQLMQAAHKKGAPIRLMFMLRENYLDEAIRLKKSMANDELNFRFGSIKLFHGNSLSGQTCWLSKPYAHRPDYFGIPPARSQESLNKLILRIHQTGLQACVHANGDREISMLLDAYEYVLKEVPRQNHRHRIEHCSVVTQKILDRIKDLELVVAPHSYVYEHGDKMENYGEARWDWMHANRKMIDQGTVVAGNSDYPVSSAIPMLRIHDLVNRTSIEGKVYGPKQKCTVEQSIQAFTFGGAYAEFMESKKGTIAPGMLADMVVLDADPMNTPANKLKDIQVLQTFVGGKQVYPEIQ; encoded by the coding sequence TTGGTTGATGCCCAAACTAAATGGATTCTGCCTGGATTTATCGACGCGCATGCTCACCCACAACCGATTTATCCGGAATTCAGCAGGTGGTATGTGATTGATGCAGGACCTGACAATTGTGCGACATTGGAAGATCTGATTGCAGCCATCAAACGGAAAGCCAAACTGGTACCGCGTGGGCAGTGGATTCTCGGTAGGGGTTATCAGGAAACCAAACTCGGTCGACATCCCACGAAAATGGATCTTGATCTTGGCACTACGGATCACCCTGTTCTGATTACCCACTCCAGCGGCCACCTGGCTGTTTGCAATAGTGCGGCTCTCAAATCTGCTGGAATCTCTGCGAAATCACGCGATCCATCAGGTGGTGCCTTCGATCGGGACAAAAATGGGGAACCAACGGGGCTGCTGAAAGAAAGTGCCGTTGGATTGGTTCGGCGGGCCAATCCAGCTGGAGACAAGCCACCTGAAGACGAAGTAATTGCAGCCTACCGCACGTGTTTTAAACAATTTCTGGCCAAAGGAATTACATCAGTACATGTTGCCGGTATATCGCCGGATTCCGTGCAATTGATGCAGGCCGCACATAAGAAAGGCGCACCTATCCGTTTGATGTTCATGTTGCGAGAAAATTACCTCGATGAAGCAATTCGACTGAAGAAATCGATGGCGAACGATGAACTGAATTTCCGTTTTGGTTCAATCAAATTATTCCATGGGAATTCCCTGAGTGGGCAAACCTGCTGGCTTTCAAAGCCTTATGCTCATCGACCAGATTATTTTGGTATCCCTCCTGCAAGATCACAGGAAAGTTTAAACAAACTGATTCTTCGTATCCATCAGACGGGATTACAGGCCTGCGTACATGCCAATGGCGATCGCGAAATTTCGATGCTACTTGATGCCTACGAATATGTGCTCAAAGAAGTCCCTCGACAAAATCATCGACACCGAATTGAACATTGCAGTGTTGTCACTCAGAAAATCCTGGATCGAATCAAAGATCTGGAGTTGGTTGTTGCCCCGCACAGCTATGTGTACGAGCACGGTGACAAAATGGAAAACTACGGCGAGGCACGGTGGGACTGGATGCATGCCAATCGCAAAATGATCGACCAGGGGACGGTTGTGGCTGGTAATTCGGATTACCCAGTTAGTTCTGCGATACCGATGTTGCGTATTCACGATCTGGTAAATCGAACCAGCATCGAAGGGAAAGTGTATGGTCCTAAGCAAAAATGCACTGTAGAACAATCGATTCAAGCGTTTACTTTTGGCGGGGCGTATGCTGAATTCATGGAATCGAAGAAAGGAACAATTGCACCTGGGATGCTGGCAGACATGGTGGTTCTTGATGCCGATCCGATGAACACCCCAGCCAACAAATTAAAAGACATTCAGGTACTGCAAACTTTTGTTGGAGGAAAACAGGTTTATCCTGAAATCCAATAA